The following coding sequences lie in one Pelobacter seleniigenes DSM 18267 genomic window:
- a CDS encoding homocysteine synthase — protein sequence MPNERPYRDDTLALHAGQIPDPTTNSRAVPIYQTSSYTFNSAEHAANLFSLKEMGNIYTRLMNPTTDVLEKRLAELDGGVGALALASGSAAITLAILNIAQAGDNIVSSSSLYGGTYNLFNHTFKRMGITVKFVDSSNPDHFAAAIDDRTKAVYLETIGNPQNNVDDFEAVAAIAHAAKVPLIVDNTVATPVLFKPIEHGADIVCYSLTKFIGGHGTSIGGAVVDSGRFDWSSGRFPEFTNPDPSYHGLVYHEALGELAYILKMRLTLLRDMGPCLSPFNAFQFLQGLETLHVRMPRHCENALQLARKLEQHKLVEAVNYPGLETHRDFKNAQKYLGKGQGAIICFEIAGGLEAGTKFIDNVKLASHLANIGDAKTLVIHPASTTHQQLDEEQQKAAGVTPGLIRISVGIEHIDDLWADIEQAIVASQQ from the coding sequence ATGCCGAATGAGAGACCATATCGTGACGATACCCTGGCCTTACATGCCGGGCAAATCCCGGACCCGACCACCAACTCCCGTGCTGTGCCGATTTATCAGACCAGTTCCTACACCTTCAATTCAGCTGAGCATGCCGCCAACCTGTTTTCCCTGAAAGAAATGGGGAATATTTATACCAGGCTGATGAATCCGACCACAGATGTGCTGGAAAAACGCCTGGCTGAACTGGATGGCGGAGTTGGGGCATTGGCTTTGGCATCGGGTTCGGCGGCCATCACCCTGGCAATCCTGAACATCGCCCAGGCCGGGGACAATATTGTGTCGAGCAGTTCCCTTTATGGCGGGACCTACAACCTGTTCAATCACACCTTCAAACGGATGGGGATCACTGTCAAGTTTGTTGACAGCTCCAACCCTGATCATTTTGCCGCGGCCATTGATGACAGGACCAAAGCCGTTTATCTGGAAACCATCGGCAACCCGCAAAATAATGTCGATGATTTTGAAGCTGTCGCAGCGATAGCCCATGCGGCCAAAGTCCCTTTGATCGTCGATAACACGGTCGCAACGCCGGTACTGTTCAAGCCCATCGAGCATGGCGCCGATATTGTCTGCTATTCGTTGACCAAATTCATCGGTGGGCACGGCACCAGTATTGGCGGAGCCGTCGTCGACAGCGGCCGGTTTGACTGGTCGAGTGGCCGCTTCCCAGAGTTCACCAACCCGGACCCCAGCTATCACGGTCTGGTTTACCATGAGGCCCTGGGAGAGTTGGCCTATATCCTGAAGATGAGACTCACCTTGCTGCGTGATATGGGCCCCTGTCTGTCGCCCTTCAATGCTTTCCAATTTTTGCAAGGACTGGAGACATTGCATGTCCGCATGCCACGCCACTGTGAAAACGCCCTGCAACTCGCGCGCAAACTGGAGCAGCACAAGCTGGTCGAGGCGGTCAACTATCCCGGCCTTGAGACCCATCGGGATTTTAAAAACGCCCAAAAGTATCTTGGCAAAGGACAGGGAGCAATTATCTGCTTTGAAATCGCCGGAGGGCTTGAAGCGGGGACAAAATTCATTGACAATGTGAAATTGGCCAGTCATCTTGCCAATATCGGCGATGCCAAGACATTGGTGATCCATCCGGCTTCGACGACTCATCAGCAGTTGGATGAAGAGCAGCAAAAAGCGGCCGGAGTCACCCCCGGGCTGATCCGTATTTCGGTCGGGATCGAACATATTGATGATCTTTGGGCCGACATTGAGCAGGCCATTGTTGCAAGTCAGCAGTAA
- a CDS encoding O-acetylhomoserine aminocarboxypropyltransferase/cysteine synthase family protein: MQKSWHIETQAVQGNYQPKAAESRTPPIHQSTTFKYDKAEHMAQLFDLDCPDPMYTRLGNPTTSVFEEKIALLEGGVAALATSSGQAATALAILNICRSGQHVVAASTLYGGTFSLFANTFPKLGIEVTFVDPNSSLEEMQKAFRPQTRCLFAETIGNPGLNILDFQKFSTLSREMAVPLIVDNTLASPYLCQPLQHGADIIVHSATKYIDGHGTCVGGVIVDSGRFAWTPEKYPEICEPDSSYHGLKYLEKFGPLAYIVKARAQYMRDLGVTPAPQNSFLFNHGLTTLHLRMERHSSNALALAKFLDAHPSVSWVNYPGLASHSSFALAQQYLPKGASGVLTFGIKGGRDSGIKFMEACRLIAMVVHVGDARSCVLHPASTTHRQLTEEQQIASGVSPDLIRLSVGIENIDDLIADVDQALAASR; this comes from the coding sequence ATGCAGAAAAGCTGGCACATCGAAACTCAGGCGGTCCAGGGGAACTATCAGCCCAAAGCGGCGGAGTCAAGAACCCCTCCCATTCATCAGAGCACAACTTTTAAATATGACAAAGCCGAGCATATGGCACAATTGTTTGACCTGGATTGTCCAGACCCCATGTATACCCGGTTGGGGAATCCGACGACCAGTGTTTTCGAAGAAAAAATAGCCTTGCTGGAAGGGGGCGTCGCCGCGCTCGCCACCTCCTCCGGCCAGGCGGCAACGGCACTGGCCATATTAAATATCTGCCGCAGCGGGCAACATGTCGTTGCCGCCAGCACCCTTTACGGGGGAACTTTTTCACTGTTCGCCAATACCTTTCCAAAGCTCGGCATTGAGGTCACTTTCGTTGATCCCAACAGCTCCCTGGAAGAGATGCAAAAAGCATTTCGCCCGCAAACCCGTTGCCTGTTCGCAGAGACCATCGGCAACCCTGGCCTGAATATCCTTGATTTCCAGAAGTTCAGCACCCTGAGCCGGGAGATGGCGGTTCCGTTGATTGTCGACAACACCCTGGCGTCCCCTTACCTCTGCCAGCCATTGCAGCATGGTGCCGACATTATCGTTCATTCGGCCACAAAGTACATTGACGGCCACGGCACCTGCGTTGGCGGAGTTATCGTCGACAGCGGCCGCTTTGCCTGGACGCCCGAAAAGTACCCGGAAATCTGCGAACCCGACTCGTCCTATCACGGGCTGAAGTATCTGGAGAAATTCGGTCCGCTGGCCTACATCGTTAAGGCACGGGCTCAATACATGCGTGACCTGGGCGTCACCCCCGCCCCCCAGAACTCTTTCCTGTTCAATCACGGGCTCACCACCCTGCACCTGCGCATGGAGCGACACAGCAGCAACGCCCTGGCCCTGGCCAAGTTCCTGGACGCTCACCCGAGCGTGTCCTGGGTCAACTACCCGGGGCTGGCAAGCCATTCCAGTTTCGCCCTGGCTCAGCAGTATCTGCCCAAAGGAGCCAGCGGAGTGTTGACCTTCGGTATCAAAGGCGGCCGTGACAGTGGTATTAAATTCATGGAAGCTTGCCGGCTCATCGCCATGGTGGTTCATGTCGGTGATGCGCGTTCCTGCGTGCTGCACCCGGCCAGCACCACCCACCGACAACTGACGGAAGAGCAGCAGATTGCCTCCGGGGTTTCCCCGGATCTGATCCGACTTTCCGTCGGCATCGAGAATATTGATGACCTGATTGCGGATGTCGATCAGGCCTTGGCGGCAAGCCGCTGA
- a CDS encoding Rqc2 family fibronectin-binding protein, producing the protein MEYLLLQKVVAELSDRICPSKVAKVYQPDADMVILRLWNGRETLRLLLSAEPGRSRIHLSDQDFLNPQRPPRFCQLLRARLARIEAITLVDNDRIVFVEGSGGAGPCRLIVELIGGSSNLILCGPEGMIIDALRRSPAAGSGRAIMAGQPYQLPPERRQDRDKAGNIEVELEAGQSFNQYAAKCYGGTGDSDGGKVRQDIHEQLLKTVQRQRKKLEKRLQNIRADFAKQQNPDSYKIRGELLLANLYRLKRGMDQVVLEDYYHDPPQSITVTLDPKLDPQSNAEGYFRTYKKLRRGFEHTRRRLEETETELSWLGDLEYQLKESVSKSDIEDLAQELKDVGLFRESGNLHARRTTVASVPRQLASPGGFDIRWGRNNRQNDEVSTRILKKGDLWFHAHNIPGAHVVLKAGEKNVPVPEADLLYAASLAAGYSKARNDSKVEVMMAEAGQVRKPPGARPGQVLVKHFKTLLVEPLRVD; encoded by the coding sequence ATGGAATATTTGCTTCTCCAAAAAGTTGTCGCTGAATTAAGCGATCGAATCTGTCCGTCCAAAGTGGCCAAAGTCTACCAGCCCGATGCCGATATGGTGATCCTGCGTCTCTGGAATGGCAGGGAAACGCTGCGCTTGTTGCTGAGTGCTGAACCCGGCCGCAGCCGCATTCATTTGAGCGACCAGGATTTTTTGAACCCGCAGCGGCCGCCGCGCTTTTGTCAGTTATTGCGAGCCAGGCTGGCACGGATTGAGGCAATCACTCTGGTTGACAACGATCGGATTGTTTTTGTCGAGGGGAGCGGTGGGGCCGGCCCCTGTCGTTTAATTGTTGAATTGATCGGCGGGAGCAGTAACCTGATCCTCTGTGGTCCGGAGGGGATGATTATCGATGCGCTCAGGCGTTCGCCCGCGGCTGGTTCCGGGCGAGCAATCATGGCCGGCCAGCCTTACCAGTTGCCGCCGGAACGTCGTCAGGACAGGGATAAGGCTGGAAACATTGAAGTTGAGCTGGAGGCCGGGCAGTCGTTTAACCAATATGCTGCGAAGTGCTATGGAGGTACGGGAGACTCCGATGGGGGGAAGGTTCGGCAGGATATTCATGAACAGTTACTGAAAACCGTTCAGCGGCAGAGGAAAAAGCTGGAAAAACGGCTGCAGAATATCCGTGCGGATTTTGCAAAACAGCAAAATCCGGACAGCTACAAAATTCGGGGTGAGCTGCTGCTGGCCAATCTTTACCGGCTCAAACGGGGGATGGATCAGGTTGTTCTAGAAGACTATTATCATGACCCGCCACAATCCATCACCGTCACCCTGGATCCGAAACTGGATCCGCAGAGCAATGCCGAAGGGTATTTTCGGACCTATAAAAAGCTGCGGCGGGGTTTTGAGCATACCCGCAGGAGATTGGAGGAGACAGAGACTGAATTGTCCTGGCTTGGCGATCTTGAATATCAACTGAAAGAAAGTGTAAGTAAATCCGACATTGAGGATTTGGCCCAGGAACTGAAAGATGTCGGCCTGTTCAGGGAATCCGGTAACCTGCATGCAAGGCGGACGACTGTAGCCTCCGTTCCTCGTCAACTGGCCAGCCCGGGTGGCTTTGATATCCGTTGGGGGAGGAATAACCGGCAGAACGACGAGGTTTCGACCAGGATTCTGAAAAAAGGTGATCTATGGTTTCATGCGCATAATATTCCCGGGGCTCATGTGGTTCTAAAAGCCGGGGAGAAGAATGTCCCGGTTCCCGAAGCCGACCTGTTGTATGCCGCATCCCTGGCTGCCGGCTATTCAAAAGCCAGGAATGATTCCAAAGTTGAGGTGATGATGGCCGAGGCGGGGCAGGTGAGAAAACCTCCCGGAGCCAGGCCCGGGCAGGTTTTAGTCAAACACTTCAAGACCCTTTTGGTTGAACCGCTGCGGGTGGATTGA
- a CDS encoding PEP-CTERM sorting domain-containing protein → MKKLLVLTVLIALWAVSATASTIPYWSSASSNSEFLLLDNDAALAFGIYTVDDFNNPDLESIQLTTLFSAGSSLFANNQIDAADYNVFGFYVYNVTNNRIWLSDTTLSGNAASGDLYGLTVNLQTDRWIMDATNSENVWYLSFTKLDGATVRLKVYSTDIAPVPEPATLLLLGSGLIGLAFLKRKK, encoded by the coding sequence ATGAAAAAATTATTAGTTTTAACGGTTCTGATCGCTCTTTGGGCCGTTTCAGCCACAGCCAGCACAATACCCTATTGGTCTTCAGCATCTTCAAATTCAGAGTTTCTGCTGTTGGATAACGATGCCGCTTTAGCTTTCGGCATCTATACTGTTGATGATTTTAATAACCCTGATCTGGAAAGTATTCAACTGACCACACTGTTTAGTGCCGGTTCTTCTCTTTTTGCCAACAATCAGATTGATGCCGCGGATTATAATGTTTTTGGGTTCTATGTTTATAATGTTACTAATAATAGGATCTGGTTGTCTGATACAACCCTTTCCGGCAATGCTGCTTCCGGAGACCTGTACGGTTTGACTGTGAATTTGCAAACTGACAGATGGATAATGGATGCAACGAATTCAGAAAATGTTTGGTATCTTTCCTTTACTAAACTTGATGGTGCAACGGTCAGGCTTAAGGTTTACAGCACTGATATTGCTCCGGTTCCAGAGCCTGCAACGTTGCTGCTTCTTGGCTCGGGTTTGATAGGGCTCGCATTTCTTAAAAGAAAAAAATAG
- the prsT gene encoding XrtA/PEP-CTERM system TPR-repeat protein PrsT: MMRYLLLFTFLFVAACSGQTKEELAQEGADLAAAGNYRGAIVLYRNALEKDADYLAARKGLADVYLKSGKFSQAEKEYQKVLLQNPSMAEIRLDLASAYIQLKEPEKALLELDAYHSSGKETVESLVLYGRAHGAAGDLATAEKFFQKAMALDPQAVDPYLYLGRMSVQRHDFDKAKQYLQKAIEIDKKEDQAYYLLADIYVTEGDRQNALKTYLSLSHEVPQQLQAYYMACILQIDLNDIPGAEDTLQRLREKFPSAAESSRLKGILLYRQGDFEQAKVTLEESLKKERHVLSYFFLGLSYYAQEQYELALNQFQNALDLNPDFERARLLVATTLVKQKRLDDAVIEVQKVLRADPKNAYAHNILGSAYLAQGEYDKGMTELDRAIDLDPSLADAHIRRGLFHLSKGEGAKGEADLVKAVEAAPEILNGRLMLVSHYLRKKNYSAAIQALQDGLNGSKEDALLYNYLAAAYFSQKKNDLAVSALVKAKQADSHYLTPYFTLAAFYSSQSQYGNAIDEYRQILTTDGHNIRALLGLAGIYRIQGQKVELENIYKSLENTRTEEGFYYAAQYQFKMGQKDEALAVIDRGLQVFPDSLPLLEIKGALSFEMKDVAQAQAAYERMASVDPERGYGLLMRLYLSTRQLGQAEKMVQDLMASDPGKEYPYLLKAGLLRSQQKTDDALAVLQTGINTLINPVRLKMQLARLKEEQGHAAQAEQIYLQVIDQEDNYAPAYVALGVLRERSGDKAAALDDYRKAVKYDQKNVPALNNLAYLLADNFGESEEGLNYALMAFRLEPNDPRIMDTLGYLLLLNERSDDAVKVLDRAHQMLPKENAVALHLAQALLATGKKEKGREVLQDVLKNGSPQEKAQAKTILSKQ; this comes from the coding sequence ATGATGCGCTATCTTCTTCTATTCACTTTTCTTTTTGTTGCAGCTTGTAGTGGCCAAACCAAGGAAGAGTTGGCCCAGGAGGGTGCCGATTTAGCTGCTGCAGGAAACTACCGGGGGGCGATCGTCCTTTACCGGAACGCTTTAGAGAAAGATGCCGATTATCTGGCTGCCCGCAAGGGGCTTGCTGATGTTTATCTAAAGAGTGGAAAATTCTCCCAGGCAGAAAAAGAATATCAAAAAGTTCTATTACAAAACCCCTCAATGGCAGAGATCCGTCTTGATCTGGCCAGTGCTTATATTCAACTCAAGGAACCTGAAAAAGCTCTTTTAGAGTTGGACGCCTACCATTCTTCCGGCAAAGAGACCGTTGAATCGCTGGTTCTTTATGGCCGTGCCCACGGTGCCGCAGGTGATCTTGCCACCGCCGAAAAATTTTTCCAAAAGGCCATGGCTTTGGACCCTCAGGCAGTCGATCCGTATCTTTACCTCGGCCGAATGTCTGTCCAAAGACATGATTTTGATAAAGCAAAACAATACCTGCAGAAAGCTATCGAAATTGATAAGAAGGAAGATCAGGCTTATTATCTGCTTGCAGATATTTATGTCACGGAGGGGGACCGGCAGAATGCCTTAAAGACCTACTTGAGCCTTTCTCACGAAGTTCCCCAGCAATTACAGGCTTACTATATGGCCTGTATTCTGCAGATCGATTTGAATGACATCCCCGGTGCCGAAGATACCCTGCAAAGGTTGAGGGAAAAATTCCCTTCAGCTGCTGAGTCGTCACGCTTAAAAGGGATTTTGCTCTACAGGCAGGGGGATTTTGAGCAGGCCAAGGTGACCCTTGAGGAGTCTCTCAAAAAAGAGCGACATGTCCTGTCTTATTTTTTCCTGGGGTTGAGTTACTATGCTCAGGAGCAGTATGAGCTTGCCTTGAATCAGTTCCAGAATGCGCTTGACTTAAATCCTGATTTTGAACGAGCCAGGCTTCTTGTCGCGACAACGTTAGTGAAGCAGAAGCGGCTCGATGATGCGGTCATAGAGGTTCAGAAAGTCCTGCGCGCTGACCCTAAGAATGCCTATGCCCATAACATTCTTGGCAGTGCCTATCTTGCCCAGGGCGAATACGATAAAGGGATGACTGAGCTGGACAGGGCGATTGATCTCGATCCGTCCCTCGCGGATGCACACATCCGGCGAGGGCTGTTTCATTTGTCCAAAGGAGAGGGGGCCAAAGGGGAGGCTGACCTGGTCAAGGCGGTGGAAGCTGCTCCCGAAATCCTTAATGGCAGGTTGATGCTGGTTTCACACTATTTGCGGAAGAAGAACTATTCGGCGGCGATTCAGGCTCTGCAGGATGGTTTGAATGGATCAAAAGAAGACGCGCTGCTTTATAATTATCTTGCCGCTGCTTATTTTTCACAAAAGAAGAATGACTTAGCCGTTTCGGCGCTGGTGAAGGCAAAACAGGCGGATAGTCATTATCTGACTCCCTATTTTACTTTGGCTGCTTTTTACTCTTCTCAGTCGCAGTACGGGAACGCCATTGATGAATACCGGCAGATTTTAACGACTGATGGACATAATATCCGGGCGCTGTTGGGGCTTGCAGGGATTTACCGTATCCAGGGACAAAAAGTTGAACTGGAAAACATTTACAAATCTTTGGAAAACACAAGAACGGAAGAAGGGTTTTATTATGCTGCGCAATATCAGTTTAAAATGGGTCAAAAAGATGAGGCCTTGGCTGTCATTGATCGTGGGCTGCAGGTCTTTCCCGACTCTCTCCCTTTGCTGGAAATAAAAGGGGCTCTTTCTTTTGAAATGAAGGATGTGGCGCAGGCGCAAGCGGCTTACGAGAGGATGGCGTCTGTTGATCCGGAGAGAGGCTACGGTTTGCTGATGCGTCTTTATCTTTCTACCCGGCAGCTTGGACAGGCCGAAAAAATGGTTCAGGATTTGATGGCGTCTGATCCAGGTAAAGAATACCCTTATCTTCTTAAGGCCGGGTTGCTGCGCAGTCAGCAGAAAACAGATGATGCCCTGGCTGTTTTACAGACGGGTATCAACACTCTTATCAATCCGGTACGGCTAAAGATGCAATTGGCGCGTCTTAAAGAAGAACAGGGACATGCGGCTCAGGCCGAGCAGATTTATCTGCAGGTTATAGACCAGGAAGACAACTACGCTCCAGCCTACGTTGCCCTCGGAGTGCTTAGGGAAAGGTCGGGCGACAAGGCTGCCGCGCTTGATGATTACCGCAAGGCGGTCAAGTATGATCAGAAGAATGTTCCTGCGCTTAATAATCTTGCTTATCTCTTGGCCGATAACTTTGGGGAGTCTGAAGAAGGGCTCAACTATGCGTTGATGGCTTTTCGCCTGGAGCCGAATGACCCCCGGATCATGGATACTTTGGGCTATCTGCTATTGCTGAATGAACGCTCTGATGATGCCGTCAAAGTTCTTGACCGGGCTCATCAGATGTTGCCGAAGGAGAACGCAGTAGCGCTTCATCTGGCCCAGGCTTTGTTGGCGACAGGGAAGAAAGAAAAAGGGCGGGAGGTGCTCCAGGACGTTTTGAAAAATGGCTCCCCCCAGGAAAAGGCCCAGGCAAAAACGATTTTAAGCAAACAGTAG
- a CDS encoding TIGR03013 family XrtA/PEP-CTERM system glycosyltransferase, protein MIRPKYLLLCLDLWCAYLCLVAAYVLRLGLQSDYQELWTTGILKAALLLAVIAFSSYFFELYDSQKFFAKKFLLYREGANLLTLFFLLSALFYLFPSLQLGRGVMFLTLLMFVAVQLGIRGLIRRFSSSAQFASRIFIIGAGQLAQRIYDIVPKDHNIHSYIRFVSCTEQKPFVDSSLVVGDIKSIDDLIRDYRPQKIITALAERRGNLPLREFMHSKLKGIDVIEATTYFEQEKGCLLVEHMQPSAFVYTHRFRMTPFMRSYKRIYDVVFSTIGLILTAPLFPLLSVLIKLDSPGPVFFRQLRVGEGEVEFFVYKFRTMAQDAEKKTGAVWAQKNDPRVTRLGKFMRKTRLDEIPQLYNVLKGDMSFIGPRPERMAFVERLKETIPFYSTRHFVKPGVTGWAQVCYPYGASDEDALEKLRYDLFYIKNYSILLDFRIIVDTIRVVTSGFGGR, encoded by the coding sequence ATGATCAGACCTAAATATTTATTGCTGTGCCTCGATTTATGGTGTGCCTATCTTTGTCTGGTTGCGGCATATGTTTTGAGATTGGGTCTGCAAAGTGATTACCAGGAACTCTGGACCACCGGCATTTTGAAGGCAGCGTTGCTACTCGCAGTCATTGCCTTCTCGAGTTATTTTTTCGAGCTCTATGACAGTCAAAAATTCTTTGCAAAGAAATTCCTTCTTTATCGCGAGGGGGCAAACTTACTGACCTTGTTCTTTTTGCTGTCCGCGCTCTTTTACCTCTTTCCATCTCTGCAATTAGGCAGAGGGGTCATGTTTTTAACACTATTGATGTTTGTTGCGGTTCAGCTCGGAATCAGGGGGCTGATCCGGAGGTTTTCAAGTAGCGCACAGTTTGCTTCGCGTATATTTATCATCGGAGCAGGGCAGTTGGCCCAACGTATTTATGATATTGTCCCCAAAGATCATAATATTCATAGCTATATCAGATTTGTTTCTTGCACTGAGCAAAAGCCGTTTGTCGATTCCAGTCTGGTCGTGGGCGATATCAAAAGTATCGATGACCTGATTCGTGATTATCGCCCTCAAAAAATCATTACTGCCTTGGCTGAGCGCAGGGGAAATCTACCGCTGCGGGAATTCATGCACAGTAAATTGAAGGGAATTGATGTTATTGAGGCAACCACTTATTTCGAACAGGAGAAGGGTTGCCTGCTGGTGGAGCACATGCAACCCAGCGCCTTCGTTTACACCCATCGTTTTCGAATGACTCCGTTTATGCGCAGTTATAAGCGGATTTATGATGTGGTCTTTTCTACCATAGGACTGATTTTAACCGCGCCGTTGTTTCCATTATTGTCCGTTCTGATCAAGCTGGATTCTCCAGGACCGGTTTTTTTCAGGCAACTTCGTGTCGGAGAGGGAGAAGTTGAATTTTTTGTTTATAAATTCAGAACGATGGCCCAGGATGCCGAAAAGAAGACCGGAGCTGTTTGGGCACAGAAAAACGATCCCCGGGTAACCCGTTTGGGAAAGTTTATGCGTAAAACCCGGCTGGACGAAATCCCGCAGCTGTATAATGTTTTGAAAGGTGACATGAGCTTTATCGGCCCCAGGCCTGAACGGATGGCTTTTGTTGAAAGGCTTAAAGAGACCATTCCTTTTTATTCAACAAGACACTTTGTCAAGCCGGGTGTCACCGGCTGGGCCCAGGTTTGCTACCCCTATGGCGCATCGGATGAAGATGCCCTTGAAAAGTTGCGTTATGACCTGTTCTATATAAAAAACTACTCAATTTTGTTGGATTTCAGGATTATTGTCGACACTATTCGGGTGGTTACTTCCGGTTTTGGAGGGCGTTAG
- a CDS encoding polysaccharide biosynthesis/export family protein — MRRIIVFILLVLLVVPAVAFAEDYLIGKGDILEVSVWGVPEMSRSVTVRPDGKITLPAVGDVLADRKTPEELSRQLSARMKEYVKQPIVTVSVQQIINNRIYITGSQVSRVVDMVKETTLLKLLSEMGDLSGTDLHKAYLLRNKKKISTDFFALYYKGDISQDIELQAEDIIFLPSNQLNVVYVLGAVKTPKTLQFYDGMRIMDAILEAGGFTEYAKEDSVFVIDAEKKKKKLDLKQLIRGKDMESNILLRPGDYVIVDESLF, encoded by the coding sequence GTGAGACGAATTATTGTTTTTATTCTTTTAGTGCTTCTTGTTGTCCCTGCGGTTGCTTTTGCTGAAGATTATCTGATCGGCAAGGGCGATATCCTTGAGGTTTCTGTCTGGGGCGTTCCGGAGATGAGCCGATCGGTCACTGTGCGGCCAGATGGCAAGATTACTCTTCCCGCCGTTGGCGATGTTCTGGCGGACAGGAAAACGCCTGAAGAGCTGAGCCGTCAGCTTTCTGCGCGGATGAAAGAGTATGTTAAGCAGCCGATCGTCACGGTCTCCGTGCAGCAGATTATCAACAACCGAATTTATATTACTGGTAGCCAGGTTTCCCGTGTTGTTGATATGGTCAAAGAAACGACCCTTCTTAAGTTACTCAGTGAAATGGGGGATCTGTCAGGCACCGATTTGCATAAAGCCTACCTGTTGCGCAACAAGAAGAAAATCTCCACTGATTTTTTTGCCCTGTACTACAAAGGGGATATCAGTCAGGATATTGAATTGCAGGCCGAAGATATCATTTTTCTCCCCAGTAACCAGTTAAATGTCGTCTATGTCTTGGGGGCTGTCAAGACTCCGAAGACTTTGCAGTTTTATGATGGCATGCGCATTATGGACGCTATCCTTGAAGCAGGTGGGTTTACCGAATATGCCAAGGAAGATTCAGTTTTTGTCATTGATGCCGAAAAGAAGAAAAAAAAACTTGATCTTAAACAGCTGATTCGCGGTAAGGATATGGAATCCAATATTCTGTTGAGACCGGGGGATTATGTTATTGTGGATGAAAGTCTTTTTTAA